From the genome of Agromyces intestinalis:
ACGGTCGACCCCCTCACCGCCGAACAGGCCGAGGCCGCGGGGGTCGAACGGCCGACGTTCCGCCAGGCGTTCTCGGGCTCGCAGCTCGAAGCGTTCCTGTCCGACAGCTGAACCAGTCGGAGCCGACCACGTGCGTCGGCGCGCGCGGCGCGACCGCGCTCAGCCGGCGGCTTCCTCTTCCTCCTCGGGCGCCTCCTCGCGCTGCACGAACAGGCCCTGCACCGGCTCCTCCTCCTCGCCGGCCTCCTCGCGCTGCACGGTCGGCGCCGAGCCCGCGTCATCCGCTGCCCGTTGCACCGGAGGCGCATCGCCCACGACGCGTGTGGCGTTCTCTGCCGCGGCGCGCTCGAACCGGTCGCCGGGATCGCTCACGCTGATGCCGCCGCCGGCCGACGTGCCCTCGACCGGGCCCGACCGCTGCTGCACCACGTGGGTGAGTTCGTGGGCGATGGTCGTACGGCCCGCGGTCGACGACGGGTCGTACGCGTCGCGCTGGAAGACGATGTGCGGCCCGACCGTGTAGGCGTGCGCGTTGACCGACTTCGCCGACTCGTGCGCCGCGGCATCCGTGTGGACGCGGACGTCGCCGAAGTCGGCTCCGATCCGCTGCTCCATGTCGGCGCGCACCCCGGGTTCGAGCGATGACCCGCCCGAACCGATCACGTCGTGCACGGGCGAGCGCTGCTCCTCGACGAGGTCGCTCACGGCACCGTTGCCGGCGTCGCGCTGCAGGCGCAGCATCGCGTCGCGCCCGAGCACCTCGGGCCGGCGGTCGGCGAGCCCGGCATACGACGGCGAGGTCTCGCGCGCCGGCTTCGGCTGGAGCGCCGGGTCGAACCCGTGCTCATCGTCGTGGATCCGCATGGTGCACCTCCGCGGTCGTTGCCTCCATTGCACGCCCGCGCGCGGGTGCCGCGGGCGGGTTCGTCCCGAACGTCCGTGGACGCTGCCCGATCGGGCACCCGATGCGGCGTGGCATCCTCACGCCCCCGTGACCTCGGCCCAGTACCGGCCGAACTCGCGCTCGACGACGAGCCGCCCGAGCTTGCGGTACTCGCCGTGCACGGCGGTGACGAGGTGCTTCATGCGCACCACGCCGTGATCGGCGGCGGCCAGGTAGGCGGCGGTCACGGCGGCCGACCTGATCGCGCCGCCCGCCAACTCGAACGCCTCGCCGAGGAACACCAGGTCGATGTCGTCGTCGCGCTGCACGCGCGTGCCGAGGCTGCGGTCCCACAGCCGGCTGCGATGCTCGGCGTCGGGCATCGGGAAGTCGACGATCACATCGAGGCGGCGCGTGAACGCCTCGTCGATGTTGGCGCGCAGGTTCGTCGCGAGGATCGCGAGGCCGTCGAACGTCTCCATGCGCTGCAGCAGGTAGGCGCTCTCGACGTTCGCGTACCGGTCGTGCGCATCCTTCACCTCGCTGCGCTTGCCGAACACCGCGTCCGCCTCGTCGAACAGCAGCACCGCGTTCGTGCCGGCCGCCGCACGGAAGATGCGCTCGAGGTTCTTCTCGGTCTCGCCGATGTACTTGTCGACCACCGTCGACAGGTCGATGACGTACAGGTCGAGGCCGAGCCCGCCGGCGACCACCTCGGCCGACATCGTCTTGCCGGTGCCCGAGTCGCCGGCGAACAGCGCGACCACGCCGTGCCCGCGCCCGCCGCCCGGCCGCATCTCCCAGTCTCCGAGCACGCGTTCGCGGTGCCGGGCGCGCAACTCGATCTCGCGCAGCGCGGTGAGCGGAGCGGCGGGCAGCACGAGGTCGCCCCATCCGACGTTCGGCACGACTCGGCGGGCGAGCCGATCGAGCGCCGACCCGTTCTCGGCGCGCGCCCCCGCGGCCAGGTCGGCGGGCGTGATCGTGCCGGTCGGCGAGAGGGCGGCCTGGGTGCGCGCGGTCGCCGCGGCACGATGCACCTGCTCGGGCCGCAGCCGGAACTGCGCGGTCGCGGATGCCACGTCGAGTCCGTCGGCGGCGGGCCCGAGCGCCGAGCGCCAGATCGCCGAGCGCTCCTGCGTGGTGGTCGCCTCGACGTCGGCGGCCGCCGGCACGTCGCGGAACCACGCCGGGTCCCACGAGGACTCCCCCACGAACACGGTGGGCTGCGGCGAGTCGGCGAGCACCCCGATCAGGTCGGCATCGATGTCGGTGGTGATGGGCGCGGCGACCAGCACCGCACCGCGCAGGCGCGCCTCGCGCACCGCGAGGCGCGCCAGCGCGAGCCGATCGGGTTCGCGCGCCAGTCGCGCCAGGTCGACCTGCACCGCGTCGAGGCCGAGGGCCCGCACTGCGCGCAGCGCCACCGCCTCGCCCGATCCGGTCGCCGGCTCGCGCAGGTGCAGCAGGCGGATGCCGGCCTCGAGGGCACGGCGGACGCGCGCGTCGTCGCCCCACACGAGCTCGACCGATCGG
Proteins encoded in this window:
- a CDS encoding DUF4157 domain-containing protein, with product MRIHDDEHGFDPALQPKPARETSPSYAGLADRRPEVLGRDAMLRLQRDAGNGAVSDLVEEQRSPVHDVIGSGGSSLEPGVRADMEQRIGADFGDVRVHTDAAAHESAKSVNAHAYTVGPHIVFQRDAYDPSSTAGRTTIAHELTHVVQQRSGPVEGTSAGGGISVSDPGDRFERAAAENATRVVGDAPPVQRAADDAGSAPTVQREEAGEEEEPVQGLFVQREEAPEEEEEAAG
- a CDS encoding ATP-binding protein — its product is MVDDPSVVHLLGRLGAIEDRIRRLVAARRAADPQPDDPFRGLYLSDELIDRLLAGGPRIPDWSDSSERLEVCEQAADLAEAAGHPVRLRRLAEAFRLTPLDVDLLVIALAADLDPRFERFFGYLNDDVGRRRPSVSVALELCGAPLTHADDRARLLSGPLVTAGLVTLDDEDRPLPGRAIRVADRVVGHLLGDDTPDRALDGVLRRSVELVWGDDARVRRALEAGIRLLHLREPATGSGEAVALRAVRALGLDAVQVDLARLAREPDRLALARLAVREARLRGAVLVAAPITTDIDADLIGVLADSPQPTVFVGESSWDPAWFRDVPAAADVEATTTQERSAIWRSALGPAADGLDVASATAQFRLRPEQVHRAAATARTQAALSPTGTITPADLAAGARAENGSALDRLARRVVPNVGWGDLVLPAAPLTALREIELRARHRERVLGDWEMRPGGGRGHGVVALFAGDSGTGKTMSAEVVAGGLGLDLYVIDLSTVVDKYIGETEKNLERIFRAAAGTNAVLLFDEADAVFGKRSEVKDAHDRYANVESAYLLQRMETFDGLAILATNLRANIDEAFTRRLDVIVDFPMPDAEHRSRLWDRSLGTRVQRDDDIDLVFLGEAFELAGGAIRSAAVTAAYLAAADHGVVRMKHLVTAVHGEYRKLGRLVVEREFGRYWAEVTGA